The Thermococcus sp. genome includes a window with the following:
- a CDS encoding ferritin family protein, with protein MEVTNREVFEIAVNSEIRAKEAYEKLASMTRSDIIRDELLFLAKEEDKHREIIEKMAESFQEGITEPKKIKVDVMAEFKVIAEKMAEVIKKPDVNIDEVYEIAMEAELVSEKLYNELANYAATEKTKLVLEMLADMERNHYNILKKQYDYIMRYPEIYRGEFYDQLMKDINFNF; from the coding sequence ATGGAGGTAACCAATAGGGAAGTCTTTGAGATTGCCGTGAACTCCGAGATAAGGGCCAAAGAGGCCTATGAAAAACTCGCTTCGATGACTAGAAGCGACATCATAAGGGACGAACTCCTTTTTCTGGCCAAGGAGGAGGACAAGCACCGCGAGATAATCGAGAAGATGGCCGAGAGCTTTCAAGAGGGGATAACCGAGCCAAAGAAGATAAAGGTCGACGTCATGGCGGAGTTCAAAGTGATAGCCGAGAAGATGGCTGAGGTAATCAAGAAGCCCGATGTTAACATCGACGAGGTCTATGAGATAGCTATGGAAGCTGAGCTCGTCAGCGAGAAGCTCTACAATGAGCTCGCCAACTACGCCGCCACCGAGAAGACGAAACTGGTACTTGAAATGCTCGCCGACATGGAAAGGAACCACTACAACATCCTCAAGAAACAATACGACTACATCATGCGCTACCCAGAGATATACAGGGGGGAGTTCTACGACCAGCTGATGAAGGACATAAACTTCAACTTCTGA
- a CDS encoding molybdopterin-dependent oxidoreductase, with product MRKEIFGFLVLLLLIGGTYLLARGGKEPKERYNANTTGVIQVTGLVEKPYNMTYSDLRKLPSKNVSAPLYCVDNPRTPRKNGTWRGIPLRILLKKAGVKDNAYKIALYADDGYTTDLLVGWITDDTIVAYEFNGKPIKPRLVVPGMWGYKWIKGIEIIRLVDYDFKGTWERVGYPDYAYTDTEGPEGAK from the coding sequence ATGAGAAAAGAAATCTTTGGATTTTTGGTTCTTCTCCTTCTTATTGGCGGCACGTACTTGCTGGCCAGGGGAGGGAAAGAGCCGAAAGAAAGGTATAATGCCAATACAACCGGAGTTATCCAGGTGACTGGGCTGGTCGAGAAACCGTACAATATGACCTACTCCGACTTGAGAAAGCTCCCTTCAAAGAACGTGAGTGCACCTCTATACTGTGTGGATAACCCACGAACACCGAGAAAAAACGGCACATGGAGGGGTATCCCCCTTAGGATTCTCCTTAAAAAAGCCGGGGTGAAAGATAACGCCTACAAAATAGCACTCTATGCGGATGATGGGTATACAACAGATCTCCTTGTTGGATGGATTACTGATGATACCATTGTGGCCTATGAGTTCAATGGAAAGCCCATAAAGCCGAGGCTGGTCGTTCCGGGGATGTGGGGTTACAAATGGATCAAGGGGATTGAGATTATAAGGCTCGTTGATTACGACTTCAAAGGCACGTGGGAGCGGGTTGGTTATCCGGACTACGCGTACACGGATACAGAGGGTCCGGAGGGCGCTAAATGA